One Flavobacterium sp. CBA20B-1 genomic window, CGGCAACGCCCTCGGGATATTCGCCAATGGCAAATGCCCCGATGGTGGCAATGCCCATTAAAAAGAACTCTGAAAATATTTCTCCCTTTCTGATGCTTTTCACGGCATCTGCCAATACAGGAAACCCGACGGGAGCATACGCTACCACATACCAAATAATCCTTACCCAACCTGTAAACCATTGCTGCGGAAGCCAATTATCCATTGTGATACCTGTAAGCAATAGCACAAGGGAAATAATGGCAGGAAGAAACATCTTGAAAACACTATCGTTACTGCCCGAATGTGAATGGTCGTGTCCGTCATCATCGCTATGGTCGTGTTGATGCTTTTCTTTTACCAACTCTTTTGCACCTGCTTGGGTGTAAATTTTTTCTTCCTGTGTGCAACAAGTCATTCTGCCTTGTGCATCATAGGTATGCTTATGATTTTTATCTGTATTTATCATAGCCTTTAATTTTTTAGATTTATTACACTTTTTTATTTCTTATTCTTTCCACGTTATTATTCATTATATGCCTCACGATGTTGCGAAAAATAAACCGCTTAAAAGCATTTAGCTTTTGCTGGTGCTTTGAATAAAAATCATCGGGCGTGACAAATACACCAAAATCCTGATTAATACCCTTGTCTTGAATAAACGTATTATTGAGGCTCCATTCAATCGGCGGGTTCTCAAAATTATCGGTGTAAACTCCGAAACCGCAGAAAGTGGTTTTGCAATCACTGTTCTGTTCCTGTAATTTTGTGAGGTACGGTTTATCCAAAATCACGCCCTCCAAAAAATACCATTGCTCGTTTACCCAAACTTCAACCCAGCTATGCAGGATGTTCTTAGGCGAAAGTTTGTACCAAATACCCGTAATAGCTCCTTTTTGCAAGGCTTTGTCAATTGTAAAACCGTGAATACGGTTCGGTATTCCCGTTGCTCTTAACAAAGCCATTAGCAAAGTTGCTTTTGTATTGCATTGTCCATAGCCGTCCTGCAATATTTTTGATGCCGGAATATCGTCCGAAACATTGTAGCCAAACTTTATTTCGTCCCGTACAAAATTGTATATTGCCTTTACTTTGGAAATAGTGTCCAAATTTCCCCAGCCCCTTTGCTCCAAAAGGCTTTGTATAGAAACGTTTGAGTAATCAAGAATTTTTGTTTCTTTAAGATAGGTGTCCATAATACATTTAAATTTATAGTAAAGTTACACAGGGAGAGCCTGCAATGCTATTGCAAACTCTCCTTTAAACAGTTCTCACAAACACCTTTACCAAATAATTTTATTTCGTCGATACGGTAATTCTGACTTCCATTCTGCGGTATTATGAAATCCTCCTTACAGGTCGTCTGTTTACAAATCTTACAATAGAAATGTAAGTGCCAATCCTTGTGTGTTTCTTCATCACACCCATCGTGGCACAAAATATACTTAACCGTAGTGTTCTCCTGAATGCTGTGTACAATGCCCTTTTCCTCAAAAGTTTTCAAAGTCCTATAAATCGTAACTCTGTCTGCTTTATAAAAATGGCTTTCGATTTCAGATAAGGACATCGCTGTTTGCTGTTTCTCCAAGAAATCGTACACCAATATCCGCATACTGGTCGGATTAGTATTCTTTGACAACAGCTTTTGTTCAATGCTTTTTTTCATTATATACTATTTTAATGACCGTGAGCGTGTTCTGCCGTATCATCCATTTTTGCATTCACAAAAAACGCACCTTTTACCACGATATGCGTACCTTGTGGAATTTCACTTACAGGCGTTATCGCCGTGTAACCCAATTGAGAAGCTCCTTTAACGACTTCTACTCTTACAAATTGAGTTCCTTTTTCCGAACCGTGGTCGTGAGCCTCGTCCTCTTTGTGGTCGTGTGGTTCTTCTTCCTGCTCCTTGACCAAAAAGATGTAATATTTCCCGTCAGCATTGACAATCGCATCGTTTGGCACAGCCGTACTTAGCACATCATCTGAACTTACCGTTCCGGTTATACTCATTCCGTCAATCAATCCTGTTTTATCTCCGGTAATTTTACTGTGAACCGCAATGGTCTTACTCTCTCCGCTAAAAGACGAACCAATACTATAAACTTCGGCAGAATAGGTCTTATTGGGGTTGTTGGTTACGACAAAATCTATTTTCTGACCTATTTTGATTAGGGGAATATCCTTTTCATATACCTGTAAATCCAAGTGCAATGCTGTGTTCTCTATTATTTCGGCAATAGGCGAAGACACATCTACATAGCTTCCGATTTTGGCAAAAACGTTACTTATCGTACCGCTTATCGGGCTTGTAACAACCAACGAGGATTTAAGGCTGGAATTTGACAAGGAAGCCGGATTAATGCCCATCATTTGGATTTGCTGGTTCAACGAGGATTTACGTGTTCTTAACGTATTCAATTCAGAAGTGGCACTTTGCAGGTTTTTCTTTGCACCTGCATTTCCCTCGTTCAGCTCTCTTTGTCTTACCACTTCCTGCTCTGCAAATTCTATCCTGCTATTGATGCTTAGGTATTCTTCCTGCAACTGTATGAATTGCGGATTGGAAATAGTGGCGATGACCTGACCTTTCCTTACGAAATCGCCTATCTCCACATTGAGGGATTTGATAACGCCACCAAACATTGAAGTTGCATTTGCCTTGTTGCTGTTGGGTACTCTCAATCCACCGTTGGCTTTCAATGTTGCGGATAATTGTTTTTGCTCAATAGAGCCGATTTCGACACCTACGGCTTTCATCTGTTCATCGGTCAGTACGGCAACGTTTTCTTCTTCTTCTTCGTGTTCGTCCGTTGTTGTTGCTGCTTCGCTGCCGTGATTATGTCCGTCGTCCTCCGAATGTTTATTTGTACAAGCATTCAAAGCAAAGATGGCTACGAGGACAAAAACGCTAAAAACTATATTATTTGTGATACGTTTCATATTTTGTATTATTTACTGATTAATGAATGGATAAGCGTTACAGCCTCGTTGATTTGCTGTATGCTCTTTAAATAATTAAGCTGAATGTCGGTTGTTGTCTGCAAGGCAAAGAGGTATTCCACATAAGAAATATCT contains:
- a CDS encoding transglutaminase-like domain-containing protein gives rise to the protein MDTYLKETKILDYSNVSIQSLLEQRGWGNLDTISKVKAIYNFVRDEIKFGYNVSDDIPASKILQDGYGQCNTKATLLMALLRATGIPNRIHGFTIDKALQKGAITGIWYKLSPKNILHSWVEVWVNEQWYFLEGVILDKPYLTKLQEQNSDCKTTFCGFGVYTDNFENPPIEWSLNNTFIQDKGINQDFGVFVTPDDFYSKHQQKLNAFKRFIFRNIVRHIMNNNVERIRNKKV
- a CDS encoding efflux RND transporter periplasmic adaptor subunit — encoded protein: MKRITNNIVFSVFVLVAIFALNACTNKHSEDDGHNHGSEAATTTDEHEEEEENVAVLTDEQMKAVGVEIGSIEQKQLSATLKANGGLRVPNSNKANATSMFGGVIKSLNVEIGDFVRKGQVIATISNPQFIQLQEEYLSINSRIEFAEQEVVRQRELNEGNAGAKKNLQSATSELNTLRTRKSSLNQQIQMMGINPASLSNSSLKSSLVVTSPISGTISNVFAKIGSYVDVSSPIAEIIENTALHLDLQVYEKDIPLIKIGQKIDFVVTNNPNKTYSAEVYSIGSSFSGESKTIAVHSKITGDKTGLIDGMSITGTVSSDDVLSTAVPNDAIVNADGKYYIFLVKEQEEEPHDHKEDEAHDHGSEKGTQFVRVEVVKGASQLGYTAITPVSEIPQGTHIVVKGAFFVNAKMDDTAEHAHGH
- a CDS encoding Fur family transcriptional regulator; protein product: MKKSIEQKLLSKNTNPTSMRILVYDFLEKQQTAMSLSEIESHFYKADRVTIYRTLKTFEEKGIVHSIQENTTVKYILCHDGCDEETHKDWHLHFYCKICKQTTCKEDFIIPQNGSQNYRIDEIKLFGKGVCENCLKESLQ